Proteins encoded within one genomic window of Gloeobacter kilaueensis JS1:
- a CDS encoding Uma2 family endonuclease, with protein MTLARSKLLTFEQYVTYDDGTDCRYELMAGRLIAMVPPTGRHSIIVERIHDLLKTEIQRLALPWVARREIGVRVGLESSRTPDLCAMTLEQEQSVRDVPAVLQTPPLLVVEVVSPSTTKTDYRAKRSEYAVCGIPEYWIVDADAAKVTVLTLVEGFYDLSEFRDDERILSATFTALVVTARDVLR; from the coding sequence ATGACCCTGGCTCGCTCAAAGCTATTGACCTTCGAGCAATACGTTACCTACGACGATGGGACCGACTGTCGGTACGAACTGATGGCAGGGAGGTTGATTGCGATGGTGCCGCCCACCGGACGACATTCGATTATCGTCGAGCGGATTCATGATCTCCTCAAGACTGAGATCCAGCGCCTCGCGTTGCCCTGGGTTGCCCGGCGGGAAATCGGCGTGCGGGTGGGCCTTGAAAGTTCGCGCACCCCGGATCTGTGCGCAATGACCCTTGAGCAGGAGCAATCGGTCCGCGATGTGCCGGCGGTTCTGCAAACTCCGCCTTTGCTGGTGGTCGAAGTGGTCAGTCCCAGCACAACAAAGACGGACTACCGGGCGAAACGCTCCGAGTACGCCGTCTGTGGTATCCCAGAGTACTGGATCGTCGATGCGGACGCGGCAAAAGTAACGGTCCTGACTCTCGTCGAGGGCTTCTACGACTTGTCAGAATTTCGGGACGACGAGCGGATTCTCTCAGCCACCTTCACAGCGCTCGTGGTTACCGCCCGCGATGTGCTGCGCTAG
- a CDS encoding Tic22 family protein, translating into MGRFAGWLVGAGVIGALLLGVPIEKAAALTQAEILQKLKPVLVFTVVDKTNQPLLVRPPDGESGALTAGVFIAPEDAEQFINNFKAKDAERGNQLRVLPVSLANLYMLQQQSRSQPQEVQLAFIPSRDQVSWAQTLLLTSGRKVGDLQGTPIFVAVLGKQKKYLTLKQDEGTVVPFYLAKADLLAFIELYRREQKDPNAPIGIEVLSLEEMLQSLEERNDTKLNQIRLIAPKASFDYLEAKGTAKAAPAAPAPVTPPAAAAPAASAPPAPAPPAAAPKAPPTSASEGLAPTPPADP; encoded by the coding sequence ATGGGACGATTTGCAGGCTGGCTTGTGGGGGCAGGAGTGATCGGCGCTCTGCTGCTTGGGGTGCCGATCGAAAAGGCAGCGGCTCTCACCCAGGCAGAAATTCTGCAGAAGCTCAAGCCGGTACTTGTCTTTACGGTCGTCGATAAGACCAATCAGCCGCTTCTGGTGCGGCCACCGGACGGCGAATCGGGCGCGCTCACTGCCGGGGTCTTTATTGCCCCTGAGGATGCCGAGCAGTTTATCAACAATTTCAAAGCCAAGGATGCCGAACGGGGCAACCAGTTGCGGGTGCTGCCGGTTTCGCTGGCAAACCTCTACATGCTGCAGCAGCAGAGCCGGAGCCAGCCCCAGGAAGTGCAGCTGGCCTTCATTCCCTCGCGGGATCAGGTGAGCTGGGCCCAGACGCTTTTACTCACTTCCGGCCGCAAGGTGGGGGATCTGCAGGGAACGCCGATATTCGTCGCGGTTCTGGGTAAGCAAAAAAAATACCTCACCCTCAAGCAGGACGAGGGAACGGTTGTGCCCTTTTATCTTGCCAAGGCAGATTTGCTGGCATTTATCGAACTGTACCGCCGCGAGCAGAAGGATCCCAATGCGCCGATCGGCATCGAAGTTCTGAGTCTGGAAGAAATGCTGCAGTCGCTGGAGGAGCGCAACGATACTAAACTCAACCAGATCCGGCTGATTGCCCCCAAGGCGTCGTTCGATTATCTGGAGGCAAAGGGCACAGCCAAAGCGGCCCCAGCTGCGCCCGCGCCTGTGACACCGCCTGCAGCGGCGGCCCCGGCGGCGAGTGCGCCTCCTGCCCCAGCTCCACCAGCGGCAGCGCCGAAAGCGCCGCCCACGTCGGCCTCTGAAGGGCTCGCCCCTACCCCACCTGCAGATCCTTAA
- a CDS encoding Uma2 family endonuclease: protein MTTLLSPVTYPSGDGQPVAETFLHLYAILTTLEVLRQYLEGNQATVLANQFLYYAPGVRTSRVAPDVMVIFGVQPGGRDKYKTWEEGQVPAVIFEITSESTRHKDQDDKLRLYEFLGVQEYWLFDPKGEWIQEKLRGYRLEVIEEADGLLSRYQPIENSVSERLQLRLQVEGELIGFYRLDNGQKLLIPSELASELRATAARLEQAEQRVEQEQQARRRAEQRAAELAERLRKLGIDPDSP from the coding sequence ATGACTACACTACTCTCACCTGTCACCTATCCCAGCGGAGACGGACAGCCTGTGGCCGAAACCTTCCTGCACCTCTACGCTATCCTCACCACTCTGGAAGTCCTGCGCCAGTACCTCGAAGGCAACCAGGCGACCGTGCTCGCCAACCAGTTTCTCTACTACGCTCCCGGCGTGCGCACCTCCCGCGTCGCTCCCGATGTGATGGTCATCTTCGGCGTCCAGCCGGGGGGACGGGACAAATACAAGACCTGGGAAGAAGGACAGGTGCCTGCAGTCATCTTCGAGATCACCTCCGAAAGTACGCGCCACAAGGACCAGGACGACAAGCTAAGGCTGTACGAGTTTCTGGGGGTGCAGGAGTACTGGCTGTTTGATCCGAAGGGGGAGTGGATCCAAGAAAAGCTCAGAGGCTATCGGCTAGAAGTGATCGAGGAAGCAGATGGCCTGCTCAGCCGCTATCAGCCGATCGAGAACAGCGTCAGTGAGCGGTTGCAGTTGCGCTTGCAGGTGGAGGGGGAGTTGATCGGTTTCTATCGGCTGGACAACGGCCAGAAGCTGTTGATCCCCTCCGAGTTGGCTTCAGAGCTACGAGCAACAGCAGCAAGGCTGGAGCAGGCCGAACAAAGAGTCGAGCAAGAACAGCAGGCGAGACGACGGGCTGAGCAACGAGCAGCTGAACTGGCTGAGCGCTTGCGCAAACTGGGAATTGATCCAGATTCGCCCTAA
- a CDS encoding molybdate ABC transporter substrate-binding protein — protein MRWPLLLFVVAALAWRGILPGAAAEQGVTIPENRDDDLRVFYADGRLVKGAAALQKMASDAELVLWLAGNQYFVMEDLIHRFQQDHPGLDVGVVTLPDGLLFKAIQAGGFSYAGAAYPGKPDVYGTVDLGNLKVLKQAGLADRYLIYAHNELEIMVAKGNPKKIANLEDMLRPGIRTSMPNPVNEGIMKYARPVLERHHLWQALSGGKECIACQSTPSNWFTAVHHRETPERIVTGLSDAGIVWKTETLEAIRTGRAVEGVALPAADSRRDEAIYAAVPLLTAKHSQAASQFVSFVGSPAGTSIYTRFGFVAAGPAEAQLSAIP, from the coding sequence GTGCGCTGGCCGTTGCTGTTATTCGTCGTTGCTGCTCTCGCCTGGCGGGGTATTCTGCCCGGTGCTGCCGCTGAGCAGGGCGTGACGATTCCTGAAAATAGAGACGATGATCTGCGCGTCTTCTACGCCGATGGCCGTCTGGTTAAAGGTGCTGCCGCCCTGCAGAAGATGGCGAGCGACGCGGAACTGGTGCTCTGGTTAGCCGGGAACCAGTACTTTGTGATGGAAGATCTCATCCACCGTTTTCAGCAGGACCACCCCGGCCTCGATGTGGGCGTAGTCACCCTGCCGGACGGGCTGCTTTTTAAAGCCATCCAAGCAGGCGGATTCAGTTACGCCGGCGCGGCCTATCCTGGCAAACCCGACGTTTACGGTACGGTCGATCTGGGGAACCTCAAAGTGCTCAAGCAGGCGGGACTGGCCGATCGCTACTTGATCTACGCCCACAACGAACTGGAGATCATGGTGGCGAAGGGCAATCCAAAAAAGATTGCAAACCTGGAGGACATGCTGCGGCCCGGCATTCGCACCTCGATGCCCAACCCGGTCAACGAAGGGATCATGAAGTACGCCCGGCCCGTGCTCGAACGACACCACCTCTGGCAGGCACTCTCCGGCGGCAAAGAGTGCATCGCCTGCCAGAGCACGCCCAGCAACTGGTTTACCGCCGTCCACCACCGCGAGACCCCCGAGCGCATTGTCACTGGCTTATCAGACGCCGGTATCGTCTGGAAGACCGAGACCCTGGAGGCGATCCGCACGGGCCGGGCGGTAGAAGGAGTGGCCCTTCCGGCTGCCGATAGCCGTCGCGATGAGGCAATCTACGCCGCCGTCCCCCTGCTAACTGCTAAACACTCCCAGGCCGCAAGCCAGTTCGTGAGCTTCGTCGGCTCCCCTGCTGGTACGTCTATCTACACCCGCTTCGGTTTCGTCGCTGCCGGCCCTGCCGAGGCCCAGCTGAGCGCGATTCCCTAG
- a CDS encoding helicase HerA domain-containing protein yields MADQFPNQFPQPGAAKPMGTVVQGSLSEGLEVRLNPDVSVEEMRVGKFCVVYGRRTRFFSMLTDVTLGTASPKILMNPPAPEDDFLFEVLAGTSTFGTVQLTPMLMFETIGGQSELRPVKTIPSHFSQVHEATSYDFQMVFGSEENLEKKNFYIGQPLDMDVPVCLDLERFVERSNGIFGKSGTGKSFLTRLILSGVIKKQAAVNLIFDMHSEYGWEAAREGKEVSTVKGLRQLFPGQVQMYTLDPDSTRRRGVRDARELYISYDQIEVEDLSLIRGELNLSEASIENANILRHEFQRNWIGTLLSMSGGELQEFCENKGAHFGSTIALQRKLLRLQDLRYIKPVCPGNYIGEILDQLSAGKNVVVEFGSQGSLLSYMLAANILTRRIHEAYVRKAEQYLQTKKPSDKPRQLIITIEEAHKFLDPKTARQTIFGTIAREMRKYFVTLLVVDQRPSGIDNEVMSQLGTRITALLNDDKDIDAVFTGVSGGQTLRTVLAQLDPKQQTLILGYAVPMPVVVRTRSYDEQFYKEVGNPDPAEMGDEELFREAELANQDLGF; encoded by the coding sequence ATGGCGGACCAGTTTCCGAATCAGTTTCCCCAGCCCGGTGCAGCCAAGCCGATGGGCACAGTGGTGCAGGGATCGCTCAGCGAAGGTCTGGAGGTCCGCCTCAACCCGGATGTCTCGGTCGAGGAGATGCGGGTGGGCAAGTTCTGCGTCGTCTACGGGCGGCGCACCCGGTTCTTCTCGATGCTCACGGATGTGACCCTCGGCACGGCAAGCCCCAAGATCTTGATGAACCCGCCCGCGCCCGAGGACGATTTTCTTTTTGAGGTGCTGGCCGGTACCAGCACCTTCGGCACGGTGCAACTGACGCCGATGCTGATGTTCGAGACCATCGGCGGCCAGTCGGAATTGCGACCGGTGAAGACGATCCCCTCGCACTTTTCTCAGGTCCACGAGGCGACGAGTTACGACTTTCAGATGGTCTTCGGCTCCGAAGAAAATCTCGAAAAAAAGAACTTTTACATCGGTCAGCCCCTCGACATGGATGTGCCGGTCTGCCTCGACCTCGAGCGCTTCGTCGAAAGATCGAACGGTATTTTTGGCAAGTCCGGCACCGGCAAATCGTTTTTGACCCGCCTGATTCTTTCGGGGGTGATCAAAAAGCAGGCGGCGGTCAACTTGATCTTCGACATGCACTCGGAGTACGGCTGGGAAGCTGCAAGGGAGGGCAAGGAAGTCTCGACGGTCAAGGGTCTGCGGCAACTGTTTCCGGGGCAGGTGCAGATGTATACCCTCGATCCCGATTCGACCCGCAGGCGGGGGGTGCGCGACGCCCGAGAGCTTTATATCTCCTACGACCAGATCGAAGTGGAAGATCTCTCGCTCATTCGCGGTGAACTCAATCTCTCGGAGGCGAGCATCGAGAACGCTAACATTCTGCGCCACGAATTTCAGCGCAACTGGATCGGCACCCTGCTCAGCATGAGCGGCGGCGAGCTGCAGGAATTTTGCGAAAACAAGGGGGCGCACTTCGGTTCGACGATCGCCCTGCAGCGCAAGCTCTTGAGATTGCAGGACCTGCGCTACATCAAGCCAGTCTGCCCCGGCAACTACATCGGCGAAATTCTCGATCAACTCTCGGCGGGCAAAAACGTCGTCGTCGAATTTGGCTCCCAGGGATCGCTTCTAAGTTACATGCTGGCGGCCAATATTCTCACCCGCCGCATCCACGAAGCCTACGTCCGCAAGGCCGAGCAGTACCTGCAGACCAAAAAGCCCAGCGACAAGCCCCGGCAACTCATCATCACGATCGAAGAGGCGCACAAGTTTCTCGATCCCAAGACCGCCAGGCAGACGATCTTCGGCACGATCGCCCGCGAGATGCGCAAGTACTTCGTGACCCTGCTGGTGGTCGATCAGCGCCCCTCCGGCATCGACAACGAGGTGATGAGCCAATTGGGCACCCGGATCACGGCCCTGCTCAACGACGACAAAGATATCGACGCGGTCTTTACCGGCGTCTCAGGGGGCCAGACCCTACGCACGGTGCTCGCCCAGCTCGATCCCAAACAGCAGACGTTGATCCTGGGCTACGCCGTACCGATGCCGGTGGTCGTGCGCACCCGCTCCTACGACGAGCAATTCTACAAGGAAGTGGGCAACCCCGACCCGGCGGAGATGGGCGACGAAGAGCTGTTTCGCGAAGCAGAGCTGGCCAATCAGGATCTAGGTTTCTAG
- a CDS encoding SBBP repeat-containing protein, with translation MFYRRAAAFFSVATLLSQTQVLSAPLPPVVAVKSSPAPVPASAEKLSVAHQQYGQLPVSFEPNVGQAPAAVRFLARTGGYRVALLPTEALFAFQSATPGLTKDKGKIQPSRLRPKTNTKTALVQMQLLGANSQAQLAGIDALPGKVNYLKGNDPSQWHTDVATYARVESKGVYPGVDLIYHSEHGQLEYDFVVAPKADPSRIRLRFSGAQRVFIDKQGGLVVNSEAGQIRQLPPVINEYGSGSKRQLQGRYVQLDAQTVGFAVQGRRQDRTLIIDPVLSYSTYLGGDSDEYGYAVAVDGGGNAYVTGQTASTNFPSISGSLQTQSSGGIDTYVAKLNAAGTALVYSTYLGGGNADYGRSIAVDNAGNAYVTGFTNSTNFPTTPGALQTQSISGGFYFDAFVAKLNAAGAALVYSTYLGGRYDEFNYDVAVDDAGNAYVTGYTSSDNFPTTPGALQAQSAGSYDTYVAKLNASGTALVYSTYLGGENGDYGKSLVVDSAGNAYVTGYTDAIDFPTTPDAPQTQLSGDLDVFVSKLNASGTALVYSTYLGGGNTDYGNGIAVDSAGNAYATGYTYSSNFPTTPGARQTKLGGTTDVFVSKLNAAGTALVYSTYLGGSGTDYGSTIVLDGAGNAFVIGETYSTNFPLVNPIYFSPDTANDNIFVSKLNPTGSALAFSTLLKGGGNDVGYGLTVDGAGNAYATGFTASADFPATPGAPQGTRKGNLDAFITKINPSTPLVNSFSPASGSVGTAITLTGTGFSKTSYVYFANGKKAPFTIVSDTQLVVTVPTGATTAKIDVYVPFGKAQSPTAFTVTP, from the coding sequence ATGTTCTACCGCCGCGCTGCTGCTTTTTTCAGTGTCGCTACTCTCTTGTCCCAGACCCAGGTTCTTTCTGCGCCGCTGCCACCAGTCGTAGCGGTAAAGAGTTCTCCTGCACCAGTACCTGCTTCGGCTGAGAAGCTGAGCGTTGCTCATCAGCAGTACGGCCAGTTGCCTGTGAGTTTCGAGCCCAACGTCGGTCAAGCACCTGCTGCTGTGCGCTTTCTGGCGCGTACAGGTGGCTACAGAGTGGCTTTGCTGCCGACTGAGGCACTGTTTGCTTTTCAGTCCGCTACACCGGGCTTGACCAAAGACAAGGGTAAAATCCAACCTTCCCGCTTGCGTCCAAAGACAAACACAAAGACTGCATTGGTACAGATGCAACTGCTGGGAGCCAACAGTCAGGCACAGTTAGCAGGAATTGATGCCCTGCCAGGCAAGGTCAACTATCTGAAAGGCAACGACCCAAGCCAGTGGCACACCGATGTGGCTACCTATGCTCGTGTCGAAAGCAAGGGTGTGTATCCTGGCGTTGACCTGATCTACCACAGTGAGCACGGGCAGCTAGAGTACGACTTTGTGGTAGCACCGAAAGCAGATCCGAGCCGCATCCGCTTACGGTTCAGTGGAGCACAGCGCGTCTTCATCGACAAGCAAGGCGGACTAGTCGTCAACAGCGAAGCGGGACAAATTCGGCAGTTGCCGCCTGTAATCAACGAGTACGGTTCCGGCAGTAAGAGGCAGTTGCAGGGTCGATATGTGCAACTGGACGCGCAGACAGTAGGTTTTGCAGTACAAGGACGTAGGCAGGATAGAACGTTAATCATCGACCCGGTGCTGTCCTACTCCACCTACCTAGGGGGCGATAGCGACGAATATGGCTACGCCGTCGCAGTGGATGGGGGCGGTAATGCTTATGTAACCGGCCAAACCGCTTCTACCAACTTCCCGAGCATATCCGGTTCGCTTCAGACTCAATCCAGTGGTGGTATCGACACGTATGTGGCGAAGTTGAACGCAGCGGGAACCGCCTTGGTCTACTCCACGTACCTGGGAGGCGGGAACGCTGACTACGGCCGTTCCATTGCAGTGGACAATGCGGGCAATGCCTACGTGACTGGCTTTACCAATTCCACCAACTTCCCGACTACTCCTGGCGCATTGCAGACTCAATCCATTAGCGGTGGCTTTTACTTCGATGCGTTCGTAGCGAAGTTGAACGCGGCGGGAGCTGCCCTGGTCTACTCCACCTATTTGGGAGGCAGGTACGATGAGTTCAACTACGACGTCGCCGTGGACGATGCGGGCAACGCCTATGTGACCGGCTATACCTCTTCCGATAACTTCCCGACGACCCCTGGTGCCCTACAGGCTCAATCTGCTGGCTCCTACGACACATACGTAGCGAAGTTGAATGCATCGGGAACTGCCCTGGTCTATTCCACTTATTTAGGAGGTGAGAATGGCGATTATGGCAAAAGCCTGGTAGTAGACAGTGCGGGAAATGCCTACGTGACCGGCTACACCGATGCTATCGACTTCCCAACTACTCCCGATGCACCGCAAACTCAACTCAGTGGTGACCTCGACGTGTTTGTATCGAAGTTGAATGCGTCGGGAACTGCTCTGGTCTACTCCACCTATCTGGGAGGCGGGAACACTGATTATGGCAATGGCATCGCTGTGGACAGTGCGGGCAATGCTTACGCAACTGGATACACCTATTCCTCCAACTTCCCGACCACACCCGGCGCACGACAGACCAAATTAGGTGGTACTACGGATGTTTTCGTGTCGAAGTTGAATGCGGCGGGAACTGCCTTGGTCTACTCCACCTATCTGGGAGGTAGTGGTACTGACTATGGCTCTACCATTGTGCTGGACGGGGCTGGCAATGCCTTCGTGATCGGTGAAACCTATTCCACCAATTTCCCGCTGGTCAATCCCATTTACTTCAGTCCAGATACAGCGAATGACAATATCTTTGTGAGCAAACTAAACCCCACTGGCTCTGCGCTTGCTTTTTCTACCCTCCTCAAAGGCGGAGGCAACGATGTCGGCTACGGCCTTACAGTAGACGGCGCAGGCAATGCTTACGCAACTGGGTTTACTGCTTCCGCAGACTTCCCAGCCACTCCCGGTGCTCCGCAGGGAACACGCAAGGGCAATCTCGACGCCTTCATCACAAAGATCAACCCCTCCACACCCTTAGTTAACAGCTTTTCTCCTGCGAGTGGCTCCGTCGGAACAGCGATTACCCTCACCGGCACTGGCTTCTCGAAGACATCCTATGTCTACTTTGCCAACGGTAAGAAGGCTCCTTTCACCATCGTCTCGGACACCCAACTGGTGGTTACTGTCCCGACGGGAGCAACAACTGCCAAGATTGACGTGTACGTGCCCTTCGGCAAAGCCCAGAGTCCCACTGCTTTTACGGTTACGCCCTGA